In Enterobacter cloacae, the following are encoded in one genomic region:
- a CDS encoding anaerobic C4-dicarboxylate transporter — protein MFGAELVIVLLAIYLGARLGGIGIGFAGGLGVLVLTLIFQIKPGAIPFDVIEIIMAVIAAIAAMQVAGGMDYLVSLAERMLRRHPKYITFLAPLVTWFMTILAGTGHTAFSTLPVITEVAKEQGIRPSRPLSIAVVASQIAITASPISAAVVFFAGILEPMGVSYLTLLAICIPVTLIAVMITAVLCNFLGAELKDDPVYQERLAKGEVKLRGSQVFKLKPHAKRSVLLFLIGIVAVMFYATAISDTVGLIQNPVLPRNEAIVVFMLTIATLISITCKIDTSEVLNASTFKSGMSACVCVLGVAWLGDTFVKAHISDIQTVAGDLLHNYPWLLAVVLFFAATLLYSQAATTKALMPAALMLGVTPLTAIASFAAVSALFVLPTYPTLLAAVEMDDTGSTRIGKYVFNHAFLIPGVVAITLCVILGFIIGGVVL, from the coding sequence ATGTTTGGAGCAGAACTCGTCATCGTCTTGTTGGCGATTTATTTGGGAGCAAGACTCGGGGGTATCGGCATCGGTTTTGCTGGTGGTCTCGGGGTGCTCGTTCTTACCCTTATCTTTCAAATCAAACCCGGCGCAATTCCTTTTGACGTCATCGAAATCATCATGGCGGTCATTGCCGCTATCGCAGCCATGCAGGTGGCAGGCGGTATGGACTACCTGGTGAGCCTGGCGGAGCGTATGTTGCGCCGCCATCCAAAATACATCACTTTCCTTGCCCCGCTGGTGACCTGGTTTATGACCATTCTCGCCGGTACTGGCCACACCGCGTTCTCTACGCTGCCGGTGATCACTGAAGTGGCGAAAGAGCAGGGTATTCGCCCATCTCGTCCGCTCTCTATCGCCGTGGTCGCGTCCCAGATTGCGATCACCGCATCACCCATTTCTGCCGCCGTGGTCTTCTTCGCCGGTATCCTCGAACCGATGGGTGTGAGCTACCTGACGCTGCTGGCAATCTGTATTCCGGTGACGCTGATTGCCGTCATGATCACTGCCGTGCTGTGCAACTTCCTCGGCGCTGAGTTGAAAGACGATCCGGTTTACCAGGAACGTCTGGCAAAAGGTGAAGTGAAACTGCGTGGCAGCCAGGTCTTCAAGCTGAAGCCACACGCAAAACGTTCCGTGCTGCTGTTCCTGATCGGTATTGTCGCGGTGATGTTCTACGCGACCGCCATCAGTGACACCGTGGGTCTGATCCAGAACCCGGTACTGCCACGTAACGAAGCAATCGTGGTGTTCATGCTGACGATCGCAACACTTATCAGCATCACCTGTAAAATCGACACCAGTGAAGTGCTGAATGCCAGCACCTTCAAATCCGGTATGAGCGCCTGCGTGTGCGTACTGGGCGTAGCCTGGCTCGGTGATACCTTCGTGAAAGCACACATCAGCGATATCCAGACCGTTGCGGGTGACCTGCTGCACAATTACCCGTGGCTGCTGGCTGTGGTACTGTTCTTTGCCGCCACCCTGCTTTACTCCCAGGCGGCCACCACCAAAGCGCTGATGCCTGCGGCACTGATGCTGGGTGTGACCCCTCTGACGGCGATTGCCTCATTTGCAGCGGTTTCTGCACTGTTCGTGCTGCCAACCTACCCAACCCTGCTGGCAGCGGTTGAGATGGATGATACCGGCTCTACCCGTATCGGTAAGTACGTGTTTAACCACGCATTCCTGATCCCGGGCGTCGTCGCGATCACCCTTTGCGTCATTCTCGGCTTTATCATCGGCGGCGTTGTGCTGTAA
- a CDS encoding aspartate ammonia-lyase, which translates to MLNNIRIEEDLLGTREVPADAYYGVHTLRAIENFYISNSKISDIPEFVRGMVMVKKAAALANKELQTIPKSAANAIITACDEVLNNGKCMDQFPVDVYQGGAGTSVNMNTNEVLANIGLELMGHQKGEYQYLNPNDHVNKCQSTNDAYPTGFRIAVYASVVKLVDAINQLGDGFQRKAVEFQDILKMGRTQLQDAVPMTLGQEFHAFNVLLNEETKNLLRTSELLLEVNLGATAIGTRLNTPDGYQQLAVQKLAEVSNLPVTPAEDLIEATSDCGAYVMVHSALKRLAVKLSKICNDLRLLSSGPRAGLNEINLPELQAGSSIMPAKVNPVVPEVVNQVCFKVIGNDTTVTMASEAGQLQLNVMEPVIGQAMFESIHILTNACYNLLEKCINGITANKSVCEGYVYNSIGIVTYLNPFIGHHNGDIVGKICAETGKSVREVVLERGLLTEAELDDIFSAQNLMHPAYKAKRYTDESEQ; encoded by the coding sequence ATGTTAAACAACATTCGTATCGAAGAAGATTTGTTGGGTACCAGGGAAGTTCCAGCGGATGCCTACTATGGTGTTCACACTCTGAGAGCGATTGAAAACTTCTACATCAGCAATAGCAAAATCAGTGACATCCCTGAATTTGTACGTGGCATGGTTATGGTGAAGAAAGCGGCAGCACTGGCAAACAAAGAGCTGCAAACCATTCCAAAAAGCGCTGCAAATGCGATTATCACCGCGTGCGATGAAGTGCTGAACAATGGAAAATGCATGGATCAGTTCCCGGTTGACGTCTATCAGGGCGGCGCGGGTACCTCCGTCAACATGAATACTAACGAAGTGCTGGCAAACATTGGCCTGGAGCTGATGGGTCACCAGAAAGGTGAATACCAGTACCTGAACCCGAACGACCACGTTAACAAATGTCAGTCTACCAACGATGCCTACCCAACCGGCTTCCGCATCGCAGTGTATGCCTCTGTGGTGAAACTGGTCGACGCGATTAATCAACTGGGCGATGGCTTCCAGCGTAAAGCGGTTGAGTTCCAGGATATCCTGAAAATGGGTCGTACCCAGCTGCAGGATGCGGTGCCAATGACCCTCGGCCAGGAGTTCCACGCGTTTAACGTTCTGCTGAACGAAGAGACCAAAAACCTGCTGCGCACCTCCGAGCTGCTGCTGGAAGTGAACCTGGGGGCAACCGCCATCGGCACACGACTGAATACGCCGGATGGCTATCAGCAACTGGCCGTACAGAAACTGGCTGAAGTCTCTAACCTGCCGGTTACGCCTGCTGAAGACCTGATTGAAGCCACCTCTGACTGCGGCGCATACGTCATGGTACACAGCGCCCTGAAACGTCTGGCGGTGAAACTGTCCAAAATCTGTAACGACCTGCGCCTGCTCTCCTCCGGCCCACGCGCTGGCCTGAACGAAATCAACCTGCCAGAACTGCAGGCGGGTTCGTCCATCATGCCAGCGAAAGTTAACCCGGTGGTGCCAGAAGTCGTGAACCAGGTCTGCTTTAAAGTCATCGGTAACGACACCACCGTGACAATGGCCTCTGAAGCGGGTCAGCTGCAGCTGAACGTGATGGAGCCCGTCATTGGCCAGGCGATGTTTGAATCTATCCACATCCTGACTAATGCCTGCTACAACCTGCTGGAAAAATGCATTAACGGCATTACCGCGAACAAATCCGTGTGTGAAGGCTATGTGTATAACTCCATCGGGATCGTCACCTATCTCAACCCGTTCATCGGCCACCATAACGGCGACATCGTCGGTAAGATTTGTGCCGAAACCGGTAAGAGCGTGCGTGAAGTGGTACTGGAGCGTGGGCTGTTGACCGAAGCCGAGCTGGACGATATTTTCTCGGCGCAAAACCTGATGCACCCGGCCTATAAAGCGAAACGTTATACCGATGAAAGCGAACAGTAA
- a CDS encoding transcriptional regulator: MQREDVLGQALQLLEIQGIASTTLEMVADRIDYPLNELKRFWPDKEALLYDALRHLSQQVDVWRRQLMLNEELTAEQKLLARYTALTECVSNNRYPGCLFIAACTFFPDPSHPIHQLADQQKRAAHDFTHELLTMLEVDDPAMVAKQMELVLEGCLSRMLVNRSQADVDTAHRLAEDILRFAQCRMGGALT; encoded by the coding sequence GTGCAACGTGAAGACGTACTGGGACAAGCCCTGCAATTACTTGAGATTCAAGGGATCGCCAGCACCACGCTTGAGATGGTAGCCGACCGTATCGATTACCCTCTGAATGAGCTAAAGCGCTTCTGGCCCGATAAAGAAGCGCTGCTTTATGATGCCCTGCGCCATCTCAGCCAACAGGTTGATGTCTGGCGCAGACAGTTGATGCTGAATGAAGAACTGACTGCGGAACAAAAGCTGCTGGCACGCTATACCGCGCTGACCGAATGTGTGAGCAACAACCGCTATCCGGGCTGCCTTTTTATCGCTGCCTGTACGTTCTTCCCCGACCCCAGCCATCCGATCCACCAGTTAGCAGATCAGCAAAAACGTGCGGCGCATGATTTTACCCACGAGCTGCTGACCATGCTTGAAGTGGATGACCCGGCGATGGTGGCGAAACAGATGGAACTGGTGCTGGAAGGTTGCCTGAGCCGCATGCTGGTGAACCGTAGCCAGGCCGATGTGGATACCGCGCACCGTCTGGCTGAAGACATACTGCGTTTTGCCCAGTGTCGTATGGGTGGCGCACTGACCTGA
- the cutA gene encoding divalent-cation tolerance protein CutA, translating to MNTPDAVVVLCTAPDEASAQDLAAKVLAEKLAACVTLLPGATSLYYWEGKLEQEYEVQMLLKTNLTNQQALLDCLKSHHPYQTPELLVLPVAHGDNDYLSWLNASLR from the coding sequence GTGAACACGCCTGATGCTGTTGTTGTACTTTGTACCGCCCCTGATGAAGCCTCTGCCCAGGATCTCGCCGCCAAAGTGCTGGCCGAAAAACTGGCAGCCTGCGTTACACTCCTCCCAGGAGCCACCTCCCTGTACTACTGGGAAGGGAAACTGGAGCAGGAATACGAAGTCCAGATGCTGCTAAAAACCAATCTGACAAACCAGCAGGCGCTCCTGGACTGCCTCAAATCTCATCATCCCTATCAAACCCCGGAACTGCTGGTACTGCCAGTGGCCCACGGCGATAACGATTATCTCTCATGGCTCAACGCTTCTTTACGCTGA
- the dsbD gene encoding thiol:disulfide interchange protein DsbD: protein MAQRFFTLILLLCSTSVFAGLFDTPGRSNFIPADQAFVFDFQQNQHDLNLTWQVKEGYYLYRKQVSITPAQANVGALQMPAGEWHEDEFYGKSEIYRQHLSVPVTVNQAGKGATLTVTYQGCADAGFCYPQETKIVPLSEVKTVTDVSPRPSGERVSVRGEGETTSDLPFSALWALLIGIGIAFTPCVLPMYPLISGIVLGGKQRLSTARALLLAFIYVQGMALTYTALGLVVAAAGLQFQAALQHPYVLIGLSVVFILLALSMFGLFTLQLPSSLQTRLTLMSNRQQGGSAGGVFAMGAIAGLICSPCTTAPLSAILLYIAQSGNMWLGGGTLYLYALGMGLPLIMMTVFGNRLLPKSGPWMETVKTAFGFVILALPVFLLERIIGDVWGIRLWAMLGVAFFAWAFIVSLGAKKPWMRLVQILLLAAALVSVRPLQDWAFGAPATQTQAHLNFTQIKNVDELNSALAQAKGKPVMLDLYADWCVACKEFEKYTFSDPQVQNALKETVLLQVDVTANSAQDKTLLKQLNVLGLPTILFFNEQGEEQSMQRVTGFMDAAAFSAHLRDHQP, encoded by the coding sequence ATGGCTCAACGCTTCTTTACGCTGATCCTGCTGCTCTGCAGCACGTCAGTTTTTGCCGGGTTGTTTGACACACCCGGCCGCTCGAATTTTATCCCTGCCGACCAGGCATTCGTTTTCGACTTTCAACAGAACCAGCATGACCTCAACCTCACATGGCAGGTGAAAGAGGGCTATTACCTCTATCGCAAGCAAGTTAGCATCACGCCGGCTCAGGCAAACGTGGGTGCATTGCAGATGCCCGCAGGCGAGTGGCATGAAGACGAGTTTTATGGCAAAAGTGAAATTTATCGCCAGCACTTAAGCGTACCCGTCACGGTTAATCAGGCCGGGAAAGGAGCCACGCTGACCGTCACATATCAGGGCTGCGCCGACGCTGGCTTCTGCTATCCACAGGAAACGAAGATTGTTCCGCTGAGCGAAGTGAAAACTGTCACTGACGTTTCCCCGCGCCCCTCCGGGGAGAGGGTCAGTGTGAGGGGAGAAGGCGAAACCACTTCAGACCTCCCCTTCTCCGCACTCTGGGCCTTACTGATTGGCATTGGCATCGCCTTTACGCCGTGTGTACTGCCAATGTACCCGCTGATTTCCGGTATTGTGCTTGGCGGTAAGCAACGTCTTTCCACCGCCCGTGCGCTGCTGCTGGCCTTTATTTACGTGCAGGGTATGGCATTGACCTACACGGCACTTGGTCTCGTGGTCGCTGCTGCCGGGCTACAGTTCCAGGCAGCGCTGCAACACCCTTATGTGCTCATCGGCCTGTCAGTTGTGTTTATTCTGCTGGCCCTGTCGATGTTTGGTCTGTTCACCCTGCAGTTGCCCTCCTCCCTGCAAACCCGCTTAACGTTGATGAGCAACCGTCAGCAAGGCGGATCGGCAGGTGGCGTATTTGCGATGGGTGCCATTGCCGGGTTGATTTGCTCCCCCTGCACAACCGCACCACTCAGCGCTATCTTGTTGTACATCGCTCAGAGCGGCAATATGTGGCTTGGCGGTGGTACGTTGTATCTGTATGCACTGGGCATGGGTCTGCCGCTGATCATGATGACGGTGTTTGGTAACCGTCTGCTACCGAAGAGTGGCCCGTGGATGGAGACGGTGAAAACCGCGTTTGGTTTTGTCATTCTGGCGCTGCCGGTGTTCCTGCTGGAGCGCATCATTGGTGACGTCTGGGGCATTCGTCTGTGGGCGATGCTTGGCGTCGCATTCTTTGCCTGGGCGTTTATCGTTAGCCTGGGGGCAAAAAAACCGTGGATGCGCCTGGTGCAAATCCTGCTGCTCGCGGCTGCACTGGTGAGCGTGCGCCCACTTCAGGACTGGGCATTTGGCGCTCCGGCTACGCAAACGCAGGCACACCTGAACTTCACGCAGATTAAGAACGTAGACGAACTTAACAGTGCCCTGGCGCAGGCTAAAGGTAAACCGGTTATGCTCGATCTCTATGCTGACTGGTGTGTGGCCTGTAAAGAGTTTGAAAAATACACCTTTAGCGACCCACAGGTGCAAAACGCGCTGAAAGAAACGGTTCTGCTTCAGGTGGACGTTACAGCAAACAGCGCGCAGGATAAGACCCTGCTGAAGCAACTTAATGTGCTTGGGCTGCCCACTATCTTATTCTTCAATGAACAAGGTGAAGAGCAGTCGATGCAGCGTGTAACCGGGTTTATGGATGCGGCGGCATTCAGCGCACATTTGCGCGATCACCAACCATAA